A single genomic interval of Peribacillus sp. FSL H8-0477 harbors:
- a CDS encoding 5-methyltetrahydropteroyltriglutamate--homocysteine S-methyltransferase — translation MSITLTKAPFKADHVGSLLRPESLKKARKEYKEGRLTLEQLREIETKEIKRVVDKQIEVGLEVVTDGEFRRTWWHFDFLEHLNGIEGFVPETGLQFKGVETEKYSLRNIGKVSFNPTHPFIKDFIIFNEIVAGRAAAKQTIPSPNQLFTNGTRNEAIYPDIEDYANDIIKTYQAALQAFYDNGVRYLQFDDVYIAGLSSPEVTYQNGKYSREYLTDLALRVINGVLEDKPDDLVVTTHLCRGNYQSTYRFGGSYELIAPTLLAKEKVDGFFLEYDDDRSGDFKPLTHIPNGGAQVVLGVVTSKHGELEDIDVIKSRIKEAAQYVPHEQLCLSPQCGFASTHHGNKLTEEQQWEKLKFIVNVSKEVWNE, via the coding sequence ATGTCTATCACACTAACAAAAGCACCGTTTAAAGCAGATCACGTCGGAAGTCTATTACGTCCGGAGTCATTAAAAAAAGCAAGAAAAGAATATAAAGAAGGCAGATTAACACTCGAACAATTACGTGAAATAGAAACAAAGGAAATTAAACGAGTGGTCGATAAACAGATTGAGGTTGGATTAGAAGTTGTAACCGATGGAGAGTTTAGACGTACATGGTGGCATTTTGATTTCTTAGAGCATTTAAACGGTATAGAGGGCTTTGTACCTGAAACAGGACTACAATTCAAGGGAGTAGAAACGGAAAAATACTCTTTACGAAATATAGGGAAAGTCTCCTTTAACCCAACTCACCCATTTATTAAAGATTTTATTATCTTCAATGAAATTGTTGCCGGCCGTGCTGCCGCTAAACAAACCATACCAAGCCCGAATCAGTTATTTACCAACGGAACCCGTAATGAAGCGATATACCCAGACATTGAGGATTACGCCAACGATATTATCAAAACTTATCAAGCTGCGTTACAAGCTTTTTATGATAATGGTGTGCGGTATTTACAATTTGATGATGTGTACATTGCGGGGCTTTCTTCTCCAGAGGTAACCTATCAGAACGGAAAGTATTCCAGAGAATATTTAACCGATTTAGCACTAAGGGTTATTAATGGAGTTTTAGAAGATAAGCCGGATGATCTAGTGGTAACCACCCATTTATGTCGTGGGAATTATCAATCTACCTATCGATTTGGCGGCAGCTATGAGCTTATTGCACCGACCCTTCTGGCCAAAGAGAAAGTAGATGGATTCTTCTTAGAATATGATGACGATCGTTCAGGTGATTTTAAACCATTAACACATATTCCAAATGGAGGTGCTCAAGTTGTTTTGGGCGTGGTTACCTCAAAACATGGTGAACTAGAAGATATAGACGTCATCAAATCGCGCATTAAAGAAGCGGCACAATATGTACCGCATGAACAATTATGTTTAAGCCCGCAATGCGGATTTGCTTCAACCCATCATGGAAATAAACTGACAGAAGAACAGCAATGGGAAAAGCTGAAATTCATCGTCAATGTATCAAAAGAGGTATGGAACGAATAG
- a CDS encoding ATP-binding protein: MFKDVELIYVLTQILIVLFPIFVYQLFFNDRTKPYKNGLDIKLTLILLLMVVLTMSFPVRFSEGYIYDFRIVPFIIAFFYGGLIPGLLTFFTLLIFRFFIGGEGFYHVLICYSIATLVLLYYMNRYEALQMKHKIVVSSSVFWIMAFTLVMIYLNTKEFNQIPFLLFYFFISWICLLMGIYTIENVQQKRTIDLELQRAEKLNVISQLAASVAHEVRNPMTSVRGFLQLLNEDEASTKTQKNYITIAIDELDHAQGIINDYLSLAKPHNEEKTLLNLSIEVKKAIELMTSFSTILDIDIRSELQENLYIQGNRGEVKQVLINIIKNGIESMDMGGLLYVKLYDGGGFVFIEIQDTGKGMTESQLKNIGTPFYTTKEKGTGIGLTITYQLIHAMRGSISVESKLGKGTTFTITFPINN; encoded by the coding sequence TTGTTTAAAGATGTTGAACTTATTTATGTGTTAACCCAAATATTAATTGTCCTCTTTCCTATTTTTGTTTATCAATTATTTTTTAATGATCGTACTAAACCGTATAAAAATGGCTTGGATATTAAATTGACCCTTATTCTATTACTTATGGTTGTATTAACCATGTCTTTTCCCGTTCGATTTTCAGAGGGGTATATATATGATTTTAGAATAGTGCCATTTATTATTGCCTTTTTTTACGGTGGATTAATACCAGGTTTACTTACGTTTTTCACGTTATTAATCTTTCGGTTCTTTATTGGTGGAGAAGGATTTTATCATGTGTTAATTTGTTATTCGATAGCAACTCTTGTTTTACTATATTATATGAACAGATATGAAGCCCTTCAAATGAAACATAAAATTGTGGTGTCTAGTTCTGTATTCTGGATAATGGCCTTTACATTAGTTATGATTTATTTAAATACAAAGGAATTTAATCAAATTCCATTTTTACTGTTTTATTTTTTTATTTCTTGGATTTGTTTATTAATGGGTATCTATACTATTGAGAATGTTCAACAAAAACGAACCATCGATTTAGAACTACAGCGTGCCGAAAAATTAAACGTAATCAGTCAGCTGGCGGCTTCTGTAGCGCATGAAGTTCGAAATCCAATGACCTCTGTCCGCGGATTTTTACAGCTATTAAATGAAGATGAAGCAAGTACCAAAACACAGAAAAATTATATAACCATCGCGATTGATGAATTGGATCATGCTCAAGGGATTATTAATGATTATTTATCTTTAGCAAAACCACACAATGAAGAGAAAACGCTATTAAATCTTTCTATTGAAGTGAAAAAAGCGATTGAACTCATGACTTCTTTTTCAACAATACTCGATATAGATATTAGATCTGAACTACAAGAAAACCTCTACATTCAAGGAAATAGAGGAGAAGTTAAACAGGTCTTAATTAATATTATCAAAAATGGAATTGAATCAATGGATATGGGTGGTTTACTGTACGTGAAGTTGTATGACGGTGGTGGTTTCGTATTCATTGAAATTCAAGATACAGGAAAAGGGATGACGGAAAGTCAGTTAAAGAATATAGGAACCCCTTTTTATACAACAAAAGAAAAAGGGACAGGTATTGGTTTGACCATTACGTACCAGCTCATCCATGCGATGAGAGGATCCATTAGTGTAGAGAGTAAGCTTGGAAAAGGAACCACATTTACGATTACATTCCCAATCAATAATTAA
- a CDS encoding esterase/lipase family protein → MKRMWFRLFMVTLFLSLCLFMSLPAKTSAEVIQPYGKLKPPSESFTPGDWFLGSTPPNYNSSKPPIVFVQGKNGSSTSWYGETEYHGVNDMYTKAYEAGYQTVFVQLYDAAGNGSSNQYKNGKLLAAKLAQINAHFGGKKVNIIAHSKGGPDTQAALVSYGAHQYVGRVITLASPHHGSNLADLAYSWYAGWLGSLLGANDEGTYSLQIGQMAEFRSAIDNHVNSRKNKYYTLTGTNQGPAFSALSFGGLYLSSYGDNDGLVNVWSSKLPYGTHLFTDSNYDHDNIRTGSAVFSRIEPFLRNSSTSGIASLSEQPVEEENISTLHTQRVHGGPLQTNKWIEQSISLNEDTAHGDITLYTSSPYVETELISPSGVTYPHFLVSQASKGETSFLAGAYVHTLRQTNMEAGEWVVRMKTKAKQDAYLLTAKIDDKEPLILEMPGKVKQKDAQFILKSPVKGSPSTPLTFDVHLTNEQGVEVKNPAAINKVNTETYFGTLPNVPVSGMYNLTIDVKAGPTVTRTIIRSVYIEK, encoded by the coding sequence ATGAAAAGAATGTGGTTCCGACTGTTTATGGTTACTTTATTTTTGTCATTATGTTTGTTTATGAGTTTACCAGCCAAAACGTCAGCTGAAGTCATTCAGCCCTACGGCAAACTAAAACCTCCAAGTGAGAGTTTCACACCTGGAGATTGGTTTCTAGGAAGTACACCGCCAAATTATAACTCTAGTAAACCGCCGATTGTTTTTGTTCAAGGAAAAAACGGGTCTTCAACAAGCTGGTACGGTGAAACCGAATACCATGGTGTGAATGATATGTATACAAAAGCATACGAAGCAGGCTATCAAACGGTTTTTGTTCAGCTTTATGATGCTGCAGGAAATGGGTCTTCCAATCAATACAAAAACGGAAAACTATTAGCTGCCAAACTCGCTCAAATCAATGCCCACTTTGGCGGTAAAAAAGTGAATATCATCGCTCATAGTAAAGGCGGTCCAGATACACAAGCTGCTCTTGTTTCTTATGGTGCGCACCAATATGTTGGACGAGTTATCACGCTTGCCTCACCGCATCATGGTTCTAATTTAGCTGATTTGGCTTATAGCTGGTACGCTGGCTGGCTCGGTTCTCTACTAGGAGCAAATGATGAAGGTACCTATTCCTTACAAATTGGCCAGATGGCTGAATTTCGCTCAGCGATAGACAATCATGTGAATTCTAGAAAGAACAAATACTATACACTAACCGGCACCAACCAAGGACCAGCGTTTTCCGCTCTATCATTTGGCGGACTGTATCTCTCTTCCTATGGTGATAATGACGGGCTCGTCAATGTTTGGAGTTCAAAATTACCATACGGCACCCATCTATTTACTGATTCCAACTATGATCATGACAATATTCGTACAGGCTCCGCCGTTTTTTCAAGAATTGAACCCTTTTTGCGGAATTCATCTACTTCGGGCATTGCTAGTTTAAGTGAACAGCCTGTTGAAGAAGAAAACATCTCAACCCTGCACACTCAACGTGTTCACGGCGGACCCTTACAAACCAATAAATGGATTGAACAATCTATTTCTCTAAATGAAGACACTGCTCATGGCGATATCACACTCTATACGTCAAGCCCCTATGTGGAAACTGAATTAATTTCTCCATCAGGAGTCACTTACCCTCATTTCCTAGTTTCGCAAGCTTCAAAAGGTGAAACCTCTTTCCTAGCTGGTGCGTATGTTCATACGTTAAGACAAACGAATATGGAAGCTGGTGAATGGGTTGTTCGAATGAAGACAAAAGCCAAGCAGGATGCCTATTTACTTACTGCAAAAATCGATGATAAAGAGCCCCTTATACTTGAAATGCCCGGAAAAGTGAAACAGAAAGACGCACAATTTATCCTCAAATCACCGGTAAAAGGAAGCCCAAGCACCCCATTAACATTTGATGTTCACCTTACTAACGAACAAGGAGTTGAAGTAAAAAATCCCGCTGCCATTAACAAAGTAAATACAGAAACTTATTTTGGCACACTGCCGAACGTCCCAGTATCCGGTATGTATAACCTAACCATCGATGTAAAAGCTGGTCCAACGGTTACCCGTACAATTATTCGTTCTGTTTATATTGAGAAATAA
- a CDS encoding leucine-rich repeat protein → MKFILKIIVFSILLLSFIPLSMIQASAETLQEDNYKYKVLNGTVEIVDYFGEAKNVEIPSKLNEMAVTSIGRHALSNNQLTSVLIPESVTSIGDSAFSDNQLTSVTIPNSITSIENEVFGGNQLTSVTIPKSVTSIGNRAFRSNKLVSVTIPNSVNKIGSEAFRGNQLTGVIIPNNVTSIGEGAFRSNKLASVTIPESVTKIGDYAFFSNKLTSITIPKNVTNIEEYAFALNQLTNVNLPKSVTSIGDHSFHWNQLTSITIPKGVTKIGNHAFHRNQLTSATIPNSVTNIESYAFSDNDLTSVTIPENLTSIESNTFSENQLTRVTIPEKVTRIGAYAFEDNHLTSVVIPSSVTSIGTSAFNNNQLKRVTIPEKVTRIESSAFKNNQLTSVTIPHGVTKIENDTFSKNKLKSVTIPNSVVSIGGFAFFSNQLSNVIIPEGVTSIGYGAFKDNQLKWVTIPKSLMSLGEDPFGRTEKNHLFVWHLDKNYTTVWDQSKTGVTIYAKWLSPPVIEGAGHVTIKLGDGFDVTKGVIATDIADGELTSSIEISGSVDPMKVGSYNLTYKVTDSDGYTTEVKREVSVRSNEKPMIKGTKAATIKVGDSFDVTKGVIATDTEDGELTASIEVAGSVNSTKVGSYTLTYKVMDWDGNTVNIERHVTVNPAQVKSLKVSSRGTNSLKLIWYKQNEVTGYKLYQYDSKGKLLKTITSNANSYTISKLSAGTTYQYKVRSYKTVGKTNFYGSYSSVLTSTTNPATVILSSVKKSSSTSMKVNWKKISTSTGYQIQYSTSSKFTSSATKNVTITNKNTVSKTINSLKKGKKYYVRVKSYKTLSGTKYYGPWSSVKSITIK, encoded by the coding sequence ATGAAATTTATATTAAAGATAATAGTATTTTCTATATTGTTATTGAGTTTTATACCGCTTTCAATGATTCAGGCGTCTGCAGAAACACTTCAAGAAGATAATTACAAATATAAAGTTTTAAATGGAACAGTTGAAATTGTAGATTACTTTGGAGAAGCTAAGAACGTGGAGATTCCAAGTAAACTGAATGAAATGGCAGTAACAAGTATTGGAAGGCATGCTTTAAGTAATAATCAATTAACAAGTGTACTCATCCCGGAAAGTGTGACAAGTATAGGAGATAGTGCATTTAGTGATAATCAACTAACAAGTGTAACCATCCCAAATAGTATTACAAGTATAGAGAATGAAGTATTTGGTGGGAATCAATTAACAAGCGTAACCATTCCGAAGAGTGTAACAAGTATAGGAAATCGTGCATTTCGTTCTAATAAATTAGTAAGTGTAACCATTCCAAATAGTGTGAACAAGATTGGGAGTGAAGCATTTCGTGGGAATCAATTAACGGGTGTGATTATTCCAAATAACGTGACGAGTATAGGTGAAGGTGCATTTCGTTCTAATAAATTAGCAAGTGTAACCATTCCAGAAAGTGTAACTAAGATAGGGGATTATGCATTTTTTTCTAATAAATTAACAAGTATAACCATTCCGAAAAATGTAACAAATATTGAGGAATATGCATTTGCTTTGAACCAATTAACAAATGTAAATCTCCCGAAAAGCGTAACGAGTATCGGGGATCATTCATTTCATTGGAATCAACTAACAAGTATAACCATTCCAAAAGGTGTAACGAAAATCGGAAACCATGCGTTTCATAGGAATCAACTAACAAGTGCAACCATTCCGAACAGTGTGACAAATATAGAGTCTTATGCATTTAGTGATAATGACCTAACAAGTGTAACCATTCCAGAAAATTTGACAAGTATTGAATCTAATACATTTAGTGAAAATCAATTAACGAGAGTAACCATACCGGAAAAAGTAACTAGGATAGGGGCATATGCATTTGAGGATAATCACCTAACAAGTGTAGTCATTCCAAGCAGTGTGACTAGTATAGGGACTTCTGCATTTAATAATAATCAACTGAAAAGAGTAACCATACCGGAAAAAGTAACTAGGATAGAATCATCTGCATTTAAAAATAATCAACTAACAAGTGTGACTATTCCACATGGTGTGACTAAAATTGAAAATGATACTTTTAGTAAAAATAAATTGAAGAGTGTAACCATCCCAAATAGTGTGGTAAGTATAGGTGGATTTGCATTTTTTTCAAATCAATTATCAAATGTAATCATCCCAGAAGGCGTGACGAGTATAGGGTATGGGGCATTTAAGGATAACCAATTAAAATGGGTAACCATCCCGAAAAGTCTAATGAGTTTGGGGGAAGATCCTTTTGGAAGGACCGAGAAAAACCACTTATTTGTCTGGCATTTAGACAAAAATTACACAACAGTTTGGGATCAATCTAAAACAGGTGTAACAATTTATGCTAAATGGTTGTCTCCACCTGTAATTGAAGGGGCAGGACATGTAACTATTAAACTTGGAGATGGCTTTGATGTTACAAAAGGCGTGATTGCAACAGATATAGCAGATGGAGAATTGACATCAAGTATAGAGATATCTGGAAGCGTTGACCCGATGAAGGTGGGCAGCTACAACTTAACATACAAGGTGACGGATAGCGATGGATATACAACAGAGGTAAAAAGAGAAGTGAGCGTAAGAAGTAATGAGAAGCCTATGATTAAAGGGACCAAAGCTGCCACAATCAAAGTAGGAGATAGCTTTGATGTTACAAAAGGCGTGATTGCAACAGATACAGAAGATGGAGAACTGACAGCAAGTATAGAAGTTGCCGGAAGTGTGAACTCGACGAAGGTGGGCAGCTACACCTTAACGTACAAGGTAATGGACTGGGATGGAAATACTGTAAATATTGAAAGACATGTAACGGTAAACCCTGCTCAAGTAAAAAGCTTAAAAGTATCTAGCAGAGGGACAAACTCTTTAAAACTGATATGGTATAAACAAAATGAAGTCACAGGCTATAAACTCTATCAGTATGATAGTAAGGGTAAACTGTTAAAGACAATTACAAGTAACGCGAACAGTTATACAATTAGCAAACTAAGTGCCGGAACAACGTATCAGTATAAAGTTCGTTCATATAAAACCGTAGGGAAAACAAATTTTTATGGATCTTACAGCAGTGTTCTCACTTCTACAACAAATCCAGCTACTGTTATATTATCGAGTGTTAAAAAGAGTAGCTCAACAAGTATGAAAGTGAACTGGAAGAAGATTTCTACTTCTACAGGGTACCAAATTCAGTATTCTACTAGCAGCAAGTTTACTAGTAGTGCAACAAAGAATGTAACAATTACAAACAAAAATACCGTATCTAAAACAATAAATTCTTTAAAAAAGGGTAAAAAATATTATGTTCGAGTAAAATCATACAAAACATTGTCAGGAACAAAATATTATGGCCCCTGGAGTTCTGTAAAAAGTATAACTATAAAATAA
- a CDS encoding SDR family oxidoreductase has translation MTMKTAVVTGSSSGFGFLTALELAKEGYTVLATMRNLTKGNALLKQAEENGLEDLIVLQELDVTSEESINRLKEVLLEMGRVDVLVNNAGFAGAGFIEEIPVSEYKAQFNTNVFGMISVTQAVLPLMRRQKSGTIINMSSISGRMGFPGLSPYAASKYAVEGWSECLRLEMNAFGVKVVLLEPGSFQTNIWSSGKQVTEMSQRPDSPYAAEMRKLKAYTESSAETYGDPLEIAKTIAAIVRKKNPRFRYPIGKGVKLTIWLKERVSWQLWETIVKKMLNKAVLK, from the coding sequence ATGACGATGAAAACAGCGGTCGTGACCGGATCTTCTAGCGGATTTGGTTTTCTTACGGCATTAGAGCTCGCTAAGGAAGGTTATACCGTACTAGCAACAATGCGGAATCTTACGAAAGGCAACGCATTACTGAAACAGGCAGAAGAAAACGGGTTAGAAGATTTGATTGTCCTACAAGAACTGGATGTCACATCAGAAGAATCGATAAACAGGTTAAAGGAGGTATTGTTGGAGATGGGCAGGGTAGACGTCCTCGTAAACAATGCTGGTTTTGCCGGTGCTGGTTTTATTGAAGAAATACCTGTCTCTGAATATAAGGCGCAGTTTAATACCAATGTTTTTGGAATGATCAGCGTCACACAGGCGGTGCTTCCGTTGATGCGGAGACAAAAAAGCGGCACCATCATAAATATGAGCAGCATTAGCGGAAGGATGGGTTTTCCGGGTTTATCTCCCTATGCGGCTTCGAAATATGCCGTTGAAGGATGGAGTGAGTGTTTACGATTAGAAATGAACGCGTTTGGTGTAAAGGTTGTATTACTTGAGCCTGGCTCGTTTCAAACGAATATATGGTCAAGCGGGAAGCAAGTAACCGAAATGTCTCAGCGACCTGACTCACCATATGCTGCAGAAATGAGAAAGTTGAAAGCCTACACAGAAAGTAGTGCAGAAACATACGGCGATCCACTGGAAATAGCCAAAACCATTGCAGCAATTGTCCGGAAGAAAAACCCTCGTTTTAGGTATCCAATTGGTAAGGGAGTAAAGCTGACGATTTGGCTTAAAGAAAGGGTTTCCTGGCAATTGTGGGAGACAATCGTAAAGAAAATGTTAAATAAGGCTGTCCTCAAATAA
- a CDS encoding metal ABC transporter ATP-binding protein, whose translation MEDMYAINIQDLSVSYHGKPALRTINIAILPGSLVGIIGPNGAGKSTFIKALLDLIPKDNGSVRIFGKTFSEQRQLVAYVPQRNNIDWDFPINVLETVLLGTYPSLGIFKRPKKADKARALACLKQVGMEDYHDRQIGELSGGQQQRVFLARALVQEPEILLLDEPFVGIDILSEENMMNILRNLKATGKTILVVHHDLSKVDTYFEQLLVLNKKQIGYGDVKEVVRNGVINQAYLGQLSIFEKAEVM comes from the coding sequence ATGGAAGACATGTATGCTATCAATATTCAAGATTTGTCCGTCTCCTATCATGGTAAACCCGCTTTACGTACGATAAATATCGCAATATTACCAGGATCATTAGTTGGCATCATTGGACCTAATGGTGCAGGAAAATCGACTTTTATTAAGGCATTGCTTGATTTAATTCCTAAAGATAATGGTTCGGTTAGGATATTTGGTAAGACGTTCTCTGAACAACGGCAGCTTGTTGCTTATGTTCCACAGCGTAACAACATTGATTGGGACTTTCCCATCAATGTTTTAGAAACAGTCCTCTTAGGTACCTATCCTAGCTTAGGCATTTTTAAAAGACCTAAAAAAGCCGATAAAGCACGGGCACTTGCCTGCTTAAAACAGGTAGGCATGGAGGATTACCATGACAGGCAAATCGGTGAATTATCGGGTGGGCAGCAGCAGCGTGTTTTTTTAGCAAGAGCCTTAGTCCAGGAACCCGAAATTCTATTATTAGATGAACCATTTGTCGGCATCGATATTCTTAGTGAAGAAAACATGATGAATATCCTAAGAAACCTCAAAGCAACAGGTAAAACCATTCTAGTCGTCCATCATGATTTATCAAAGGTAGACACCTATTTTGAACAACTTCTTGTGCTTAATAAAAAGCAAATTGGCTATGGGGACGTCAAAGAGGTTGTTCGAAATGGGGTAATAAATCAGGCATATTTAGGTCAGCTTTCGATCTTTGAAAAAGCAGAGGTGATGTGA
- a CDS encoding cyclase family protein — protein sequence MTNELSKAFDLIKQKQWIDLTHTFGPGSPHFASFDEAKISTLFNHDDGFFAQNFSFAGQYGTHIDAPIHFVRDTRFLEELTLKELVLPLVVIDKSKESAENPDFALHTADILAFEAEHGTIDGGTFVALRTDRSKRWPNQEAFENKDEQGNNHTPGWSVEALEFLFQERQIKAIGHETFDTDASIDYQKNGSLLAEYYVLEQDTYQIELLTNLDKVPAKGAVIFNIVPKPEKASGFPVRSFAILP from the coding sequence ATGACGAATGAATTGAGTAAGGCGTTTGATTTAATTAAACAAAAACAGTGGATTGACCTCACACATACGTTTGGACCGGGTTCACCACATTTTGCCTCGTTTGATGAAGCAAAAATAAGTACTCTTTTCAATCATGATGATGGATTTTTCGCCCAAAACTTTTCATTTGCTGGGCAATATGGCACTCACATAGATGCCCCTATTCATTTTGTTCGGGACACACGCTTCCTTGAAGAATTAACACTTAAAGAATTGGTCCTCCCGCTTGTTGTCATTGATAAGTCAAAGGAATCCGCTGAGAATCCTGATTTCGCTTTACATACTGCTGATATTTTGGCATTCGAAGCAGAGCATGGAACGATTGACGGAGGTACATTTGTCGCTTTGAGGACAGATCGGAGTAAGCGTTGGCCAAATCAAGAGGCATTTGAAAACAAAGATGAACAGGGAAATAACCACACACCTGGATGGTCAGTAGAAGCATTAGAATTCTTATTCCAAGAGAGACAAATTAAAGCGATTGGTCATGAAACGTTCGATACGGATGCCAGTATTGACTATCAAAAAAATGGCTCTCTATTAGCTGAATACTATGTACTTGAACAAGATACCTATCAAATTGAATTGCTGACAAACTTAGATAAAGTGCCGGCAAAAGGTGCAGTTATTTTTAATATTGTACCGAAACCAGAAAAAGCATCCGGCTTCCCAGTTCGATCATTTGCTATCCTACCCTAG
- a CDS encoding metal ABC transporter substrate-binding protein: MRKTMKVLSVCLLFSFFLFACSKKESEHDQLQVVTTYSILYDIVNEVGGDLVDIHSLAPVGSNPHEYDPLPKDIQKTTDADIVFYNGLNLEAGNSWFDKLIETAGKSGKDGPVFKMSEGVSPMHLTTKGKEKEEDPHAWLDIRNGIKYAQNARDGLIKVDPKHKKQYQQNADTYIQKLEKLHHDAIEQFNKIPKEKRFLITSEGAFKYFSKAYDFEAGYIWEINSENQGTPEQVTQVVDLINKKQLPVLFVETSMDPRSMEAVSKETGVPIGGKLFTDSIGKPGEEGDTYYKMMKWNIDTLLKNMK; encoded by the coding sequence ATGAGAAAAACCATGAAAGTACTATCTGTCTGTCTACTCTTCTCTTTTTTCTTATTCGCTTGCAGTAAAAAGGAGTCTGAGCATGATCAGCTTCAAGTGGTCACTACCTATTCCATTCTGTATGACATCGTCAACGAAGTCGGTGGAGACTTGGTTGACATCCACAGTTTAGCACCAGTAGGCTCGAATCCGCATGAATATGACCCTCTGCCAAAGGACATTCAAAAAACGACCGATGCGGATATAGTCTTTTATAATGGTTTGAACCTCGAGGCAGGTAATTCATGGTTTGACAAGTTGATTGAAACCGCTGGCAAGTCTGGAAAAGATGGACCCGTATTTAAGATGAGTGAGGGTGTCAGCCCAATGCACCTGACAACAAAAGGCAAAGAAAAAGAAGAAGATCCTCATGCTTGGCTGGATATCAGAAATGGCATTAAATATGCTCAAAATGCTCGTGATGGTTTAATCAAAGTGGACCCCAAACACAAGAAACAGTATCAGCAAAATGCCGATACGTATATTCAGAAGTTAGAAAAGCTTCATCATGATGCCATTGAACAATTTAACAAGATTCCTAAAGAAAAACGTTTCCTCATTACAAGTGAAGGTGCATTTAAATACTTTAGCAAGGCCTATGATTTTGAAGCAGGTTACATCTGGGAAATCAATTCAGAAAATCAAGGAACTCCTGAACAGGTGACACAAGTCGTCGATTTAATAAATAAAAAACAGCTGCCTGTTTTATTTGTTGAAACAAGTATGGATCCTCGCAGCATGGAAGCCGTTTCAAAAGAAACCGGCGTCCCTATCGGCGGCAAGCTCTTTACAGACTCAATTGGAAAACCTGGTGAAGAGGGAGATACCTACTATAAAATGATGAAGTGGAATATTGATACCCTTTTAAAAAATATGAAGTAA
- a CDS encoding metal ABC transporter permease, with amino-acid sequence MAFIEAVIQYGFLQKALLTSVMVGIICGIIGCFIILRGMALMGDAISHAVLPGVAISYMLGINFLIGAVLSGIITAIGIGFVSQNSRIKNDISIGIMFTAAFALGIILITLMKSSTDLYHILFGNVLAVRPSDMWITLGIGTFVLLSIFLLYKEFLVTSFDSTMAEVYGLPVRLIHYFLMTLLTLVTVASLQTVGIILVVAMLITPAATAYLLTDRLSTMLFLSAGIGTLASIAGLYFSFTYNLASGATIVLVATFFFLLAFFFSPRQGLIRKFIKKNSAEISR; translated from the coding sequence ATGGCGTTTATTGAGGCTGTCATTCAGTATGGGTTTTTACAAAAGGCCTTGTTGACCTCGGTGATGGTGGGGATTATTTGCGGGATTATTGGTTGTTTCATCATTTTACGAGGAATGGCGCTTATGGGCGATGCCATTTCCCATGCGGTCCTGCCTGGTGTCGCTATTTCTTATATGCTTGGAATCAATTTCTTGATTGGTGCCGTACTTTCGGGAATTATTACCGCTATTGGCATTGGCTTTGTCAGCCAGAACAGCCGGATTAAAAATGATATTTCGATTGGTATCATGTTCACTGCTGCTTTTGCCTTAGGAATCATTTTAATCACCCTAATGAAAAGCAGTACCGATCTTTATCATATTTTATTTGGTAACGTGCTTGCTGTTCGTCCGTCTGATATGTGGATAACATTAGGTATTGGTACGTTTGTACTGCTTTCCATCTTTCTTTTATATAAAGAGTTCCTGGTCACCTCTTTTGATTCAACCATGGCAGAGGTTTACGGACTGCCTGTTCGGCTTATCCATTATTTCTTAATGACCCTCTTAACATTGGTTACCGTTGCTTCCCTTCAGACTGTAGGAATCATTTTGGTCGTTGCCATGCTGATTACCCCCGCCGCTACAGCTTACTTATTAACCGATCGATTATCGACCATGCTTTTTTTATCAGCAGGGATCGGTACGCTTGCTTCGATAGCAGGATTATATTTCAGCTTTACCTATAACTTAGCCTCTGGCGCTACGATTGTATTAGTCGCTACTTTCTTCTTCCTGCTGGCTTTCTTCTTCTCTCCAAGACAAGGCTTAATTCGTAAGTTTATCAAAAAAAACAGTGCTGAAATCAGCCGCTAG